One region of Bombyx mori chromosome 27, ASM3026992v2 genomic DNA includes:
- the LOC101736514 gene encoding tubulin beta chain produces MREIVHIQGGQCGNQIGAKFWEVISDEHGIDPTGTYHGDSDLQLERINVYYNEATGGKYVPRAILVDLEPGTMDSVRSGPFGQIFRPDNFVFGQSGAGNNWAKGHYTEGAELVDSVLDVVRKEAEGCDCLQGFQLTHSLGGGTGAGLGTLLISKIREEYPDRIMNTFSVVPSPKVSDTVVEPYNATLSVHQLVENTDESYCIDNEALYDICFRTLKLTTPTYGDLNHLVSATMSGVTTCLRFPGQLNADLRKLAVNMVPFPRLHFFIPGFAPLTSRGSQQYRALTVPELTQQMFDAKNMMAACDPRHGRYLTVAAVFRGRMSMKEVDEQMMNIQNKNSSYFVEWIPNNVKTAVCDIPPRGLKMSATFIGNSTAIQELFKRVSEQFTAMFRRKAFLHWYTGEGMDEMEFTEAESNMNDLVSEYQQYQDATAEEEGEFDEEEEGGDEGD; encoded by the exons ATGAGGGAAATAGTTCATATCCAAGGAGGTCAATGCGGAAACCAGATTGGGGCTAAG TTCTGGGAAGTTATATCCGATGAGCATGGCATCGATCCGACCGGAACGTATCACGGAGACTCCGACCTCCAGCTGGAGCGCATCAACGTGTACTATAACGAGGCGACTGGAGGAAAGTACGTGCCTCGGGCTATCCTTGTGGACCTAGAGCCCGGGACAATGGACTCTGTACGCTCCGGACCATTCGGTCAGATCTTCCGTCCGGACAACTTTGTCTTTGGGCAATCGGGTGCTGGCAACAACTGGGCTAAGGGTCACTACACCGAAGGCGCAGAGCTGGTAGATTCTGTGCTCGATGTAGTCAGAAAAGAAGCTGAAGGTTGCGACTGTCTGCAAGGATTCCAGTTGACTCACTCACTTGGCGGAGGAACTGGAGCTGGTCTTGGAACGTTACTCATTTCCAAAATTCGTGAGGAATACCCCGATAGGATCATGAACACCTTTAGCGTGGTTCCATCACCTAAGGTATCAGATACTGTGGTCGAACCGTACAATGCCACCCTTTCAGTACATCAGTTGGTAGAAAATACAGATGAATCGTACTGCATTGACAACGAGGCTCTGTATGATATCTGCTTCCGCACGCTGAAGCTAACAACCCCGACTTATGGCGACTTGAACCATCTTGTTTCGGCGACAATGTCAGGCGTGACGACTTGTCTACGGTTCCCTGGTCAGTTGAATGCAGATCTGCGCAAGCTAGCAGTGAACATGGTGCCGTTCCCACGGTTGCACTTTTTCATACCGGGTTTCGCGCCTCTGACGTCACGCGGGAGTCAGCAGTACCGTGCGCTAACGGTGCCGGAGTTGACGCAGCAGATGTTTGACGCGAAGAACATGATGGCGGCTTGTGATCCGCGCCACGGTCGCTACCTGACTGTGGCCGCTGTCTTCCGAGGTCGCATGTCTATGAAGGAGGTGGacgaacaaatgatgaacattCAGAACAAGAACTCATCGTACTTTGTTGAGTGGATTCCAAACAACGTTAAAACAGCGGTGTGTGATATTCCGCCTCGAGGACTAAAAATGTCTGCTACATTCATAGGCAACTCAACAGCAATACAGGAGCTGTTTAAGCGTGTCTCGGAACAGTTCACGGCGATGTTCAGGCGCAAAGCGTTCTTACACTGGTATACGGGTGAGGGTATGGACGAGATGGAGTTCACTGAGGCAGAGTCAAACATGAACGACCTGGTATCGGAGTACCAACAGTACCAAGATGCTACTGCTGAAGAAGAAGGCGAGTTTGACGAGGAGGAAGAAGGGGGAGACGAGGGCGACTAG